A single region of the Kineosporiaceae bacterium SCSIO 59966 genome encodes:
- a CDS encoding 5'-3' exonuclease — protein sequence MLLDSASLYFRAFFGVPQSLTAPDGTPVNAVRGFLDMVATLLQRGRPAGVVACWDDDWRPQWRVDALPSYKAHRVAGDGAAGAEEVPPALAAQVPVIAEALAALGIARVGAPGCEADDVIGTLVTRAVAAGRRVDVVTGDRDLFQLVDDAAGVRVLYTGRGVRNLEVVDQARLRERYGVPDGDRYADLAVLRGDPSDGLPGVAGIGEKTAAALLNRFGDLAGVLRAVETGDPALTRAQRTRLAAARDYLAAAPAVVRVLRDADLPDHDDRLPQRPADPDALVRLAQRWGVGSSLARVVDALG from the coding sequence CTGCTGCTCGACTCCGCGTCGCTGTACTTCCGCGCGTTCTTCGGCGTCCCACAGTCGCTGACCGCGCCGGACGGGACGCCGGTGAACGCCGTCCGCGGCTTCCTCGACATGGTGGCGACGCTGCTCCAGCGGGGCCGGCCCGCGGGCGTCGTCGCCTGCTGGGACGACGACTGGCGGCCGCAGTGGCGGGTCGACGCGCTCCCCTCGTACAAGGCCCACCGGGTGGCCGGCGACGGGGCCGCCGGCGCCGAGGAGGTCCCGCCCGCGCTGGCCGCTCAGGTGCCGGTCATCGCCGAGGCGCTGGCCGCGCTGGGCATCGCCCGGGTCGGGGCGCCGGGCTGCGAGGCGGACGACGTCATCGGCACGCTCGTCACCCGGGCGGTGGCCGCCGGCCGCCGGGTCGACGTCGTCACCGGCGACCGGGACCTGTTCCAGCTCGTCGACGACGCAGCCGGGGTGCGGGTCCTCTACACCGGCCGCGGGGTGCGCAACCTCGAGGTGGTCGACCAGGCTCGGCTGCGCGAGCGGTACGGCGTGCCGGACGGCGACCGCTACGCCGACCTCGCGGTGCTGCGCGGCGACCCCAGCGACGGGCTGCCGGGCGTCGCGGGTATCGGCGAGAAGACCGCTGCGGCGCTGCTCAACCGGTTCGGCGACCTCGCCGGCGTCCTGCGGGCGGTCGAGACGGGCGACCCGGCGCTCACCCGGGCCCAGCGCACCCGCCTGGCCGCGGCCCGGGACTACCTGGCGGCGGCTCCGGCCGTCGTCCGGGTGCTCCGCGACGCCGACCTGCCCGACCACGACGACCGGCTGCCGCAGCGTCCGGCGGACCCCGACGCCCTCGTCCGGCTCGCCCAGCGGTGGGGTGTCGGCTCCAGCCTGGCCCGGGTCGTCGACGCGCTCGGCTGA
- a CDS encoding Lrp/AsnC family transcriptional regulator, with translation MEDTDRAIVRLLVRDGRMSYTDLARATGLSTSAVHQRVRRLEERGVITGYAAVVDAEAVGLPITAFISVAPFDPSAPDDVPDRLAHLAEIEACHSVAGEESYILKVRVAAPRDLEDLLARIRAAANVSTRTTVVLSTPYEARPPAV, from the coding sequence GTGGAGGACACCGACCGGGCGATCGTCCGGCTGCTCGTCCGTGACGGCCGGATGAGCTACACCGACCTGGCCCGGGCCACCGGCCTGTCGACGTCCGCGGTGCACCAGCGGGTCCGCCGGCTGGAGGAACGCGGTGTCATCACCGGGTACGCGGCCGTCGTCGACGCCGAGGCCGTGGGCCTGCCGATCACCGCCTTCATCTCGGTGGCGCCGTTCGACCCGTCCGCCCCGGACGACGTCCCGGACCGGTTGGCGCACCTGGCCGAGATCGAGGCCTGCCACTCGGTGGCGGGGGAGGAGTCCTACATCCTCAAGGTGCGGGTGGCGGCGCCGCGCGACCTGGAGGACCTGCTCGCCCGGATCCGGGCGGCCGCGAACGTGTCGACCCGCACGACCGTCGTGCTGTCCACCCCGTACGAGGCGCGGCCCCCGGCCGTCTGA
- a CDS encoding lysine 2,3-aminomutase: MTSTEERSAVRGHAEDPGETRVVRPYGDTTGDGMVQLSFTLPVAHDKRAEGAALQLAAKMGVEPAMVVHAKAMGPHFTFFIVYGSVHHLVDLAQVQVVEREYPLLSAKEVDAAIKAGLGRPLVVVGACIGTDAHTVGIDAILNIKGFAGEKGLEYYGQIEVVNLGAQVLVPDLVERAQQAGADAVLVSQVVTQRDAHLHNTREMAAAFREAYPADRRPLLVVGGPRFDETAAAALGVDRVFGRGTTPGEVASYLVHALVPGGARSERQEDHG; the protein is encoded by the coding sequence ATGACGAGCACCGAGGAGCGCAGCGCCGTCCGGGGGCACGCCGAGGACCCGGGGGAGACGCGGGTGGTCCGGCCCTACGGCGACACCACCGGCGACGGGATGGTGCAGCTGTCCTTCACCCTCCCCGTGGCCCACGACAAGCGGGCCGAGGGCGCGGCCCTGCAGCTGGCGGCGAAGATGGGCGTCGAGCCGGCGATGGTCGTGCACGCCAAGGCCATGGGACCGCACTTCACGTTCTTCATCGTCTACGGCTCGGTGCACCACCTCGTCGACCTCGCCCAGGTGCAGGTGGTCGAGCGGGAGTACCCGTTGCTGTCCGCCAAGGAGGTGGACGCCGCGATCAAGGCGGGCCTGGGTCGCCCGCTCGTCGTCGTCGGGGCGTGCATCGGCACCGACGCGCACACGGTCGGCATCGACGCGATCCTCAACATCAAGGGCTTCGCCGGCGAGAAGGGGCTGGAGTACTACGGCCAGATCGAGGTGGTCAACCTCGGCGCCCAGGTGCTCGTCCCGGACCTCGTCGAGCGGGCCCAGCAGGCCGGTGCGGACGCCGTACTCGTCTCCCAGGTCGTCACCCAGCGCGACGCCCACCTGCACAACACCCGGGAGATGGCCGCGGCGTTCCGCGAGGCGTACCCGGCGGACCGTCGTCCGCTGCTCGTCGTCGGCGGTCCGCGGTTCGACGAGACCGCTGCGGCAGCGCTCGGCGTCGACCGGGTGTTCGGCAGGGGCACGACCCCCGGGGAGGTGGCGTCGTACCTCGTGCACGCCCTGGTCCCAGGCGGCGCACGCAGCGAGCGACAGGAGGATCACGGATGA
- a CDS encoding amidohydrolase family protein, giving the protein MPVTLYRNGAVYTPADPFATALVVDGETVAWVGSDDTAGTFSDGVDEVVDLQGGLVAPAFVDAHVHVTETGLALGGVDLSATRTLTEALDLVAAAARRAPGERVLGHGWDERLWPEQRPPSRAELDRAASGAEVYLSRVDVHSAVVSSALAQRGGLADLPGWDDGRVERDAHHRARDLTRDLSAAERRAAQERALRAAAAAGVGAVHECAAPHIGSPEDLQVLLALTDGGGYPVVVPYWGQAVADDESLRAVLDALGAEVGPRVAGLAGDLCVDGSVGSRTSAFREPYADAVAAGLPADHRGHLYLTAEEVAAHLVATTRAGLQGGFHVIGDAAVDAVLEGAARAAEQVGLEALRGARHRLEHIEAVDDAAVAALARLGLTASVQPAFEAFWGGPHGMYAERLGAERGTRLNRFGSLAAAGVPLALGSDSPVTPFDPWSSIRACAFHSDPEERISARAAFLAATRGGWRAARRDGEGVLVPGGPATLAVWEPAELVVQAPDERVQAWSTDPRSGTQGLPDLTPGVTLPRCRRTVVAGAVVHDAL; this is encoded by the coding sequence GTGCCCGTCACCCTCTACCGCAACGGCGCGGTGTACACCCCGGCCGACCCGTTCGCCACCGCCCTCGTCGTCGACGGCGAGACCGTCGCCTGGGTCGGCTCGGACGACACCGCAGGGACCTTCTCCGACGGCGTGGACGAGGTCGTGGACCTGCAGGGCGGCCTGGTCGCGCCCGCCTTCGTCGACGCCCACGTACACGTCACCGAGACCGGCCTGGCCCTCGGCGGCGTCGACCTGTCGGCGACCCGCACCCTGACCGAGGCGCTCGACCTCGTGGCGGCCGCGGCGCGCCGCGCCCCGGGAGAGCGGGTCCTCGGCCACGGCTGGGACGAGCGGCTGTGGCCCGAGCAGCGGCCGCCGTCGCGCGCCGAGCTCGACCGGGCGGCGTCCGGGGCCGAGGTCTACCTGTCCCGCGTCGACGTCCACTCCGCGGTGGTCTCCTCGGCGCTGGCGCAGCGCGGGGGGCTCGCGGACCTGCCCGGCTGGGACGACGGGCGGGTGGAGCGGGACGCCCACCACCGCGCCCGGGACCTCACCCGGGACCTGTCCGCCGCCGAGCGGCGTGCTGCTCAGGAGCGGGCGCTGCGCGCCGCCGCGGCCGCGGGGGTGGGCGCCGTGCACGAGTGCGCCGCCCCGCACATCGGCTCGCCCGAGGACCTGCAGGTCCTCCTGGCGCTCACCGACGGCGGCGGGTACCCGGTCGTCGTCCCCTACTGGGGGCAGGCGGTCGCCGACGACGAGAGCCTGCGCGCGGTGCTCGACGCCCTGGGCGCCGAGGTCGGCCCGCGGGTCGCCGGGCTGGCCGGGGACCTGTGCGTGGACGGGTCCGTCGGGTCGCGCACCTCGGCGTTCCGGGAGCCCTACGCCGACGCCGTCGCCGCCGGCCTGCCGGCGGACCACCGGGGCCACCTGTACCTCACCGCCGAGGAGGTGGCGGCGCACCTCGTCGCCACGACCCGCGCCGGGCTGCAGGGCGGCTTCCACGTCATCGGCGACGCCGCCGTCGACGCCGTTCTGGAGGGGGCCGCTCGAGCGGCCGAGCAGGTCGGTCTCGAGGCGCTGCGGGGCGCCCGACACCGCCTCGAGCACATCGAGGCGGTCGACGACGCGGCCGTCGCGGCGCTCGCCCGGCTCGGCCTGACCGCCAGCGTGCAGCCGGCGTTCGAGGCGTTCTGGGGCGGCCCGCACGGGATGTACGCCGAGCGGCTCGGCGCCGAGCGCGGCACCCGGCTCAACCGGTTCGGCTCACTGGCCGCGGCCGGCGTCCCGCTGGCCCTGGGCTCCGACTCACCGGTCACCCCGTTCGACCCGTGGTCGTCGATCCGTGCCTGCGCCTTCCACTCCGACCCCGAGGAGCGGATCTCCGCGCGGGCCGCCTTCCTCGCCGCGACGCGCGGCGGGTGGCGGGCCGCCCGGCGTGACGGCGAGGGGGTGCTCGTGCCCGGCGGCCCGGCGACCCTCGCGGTCTGGGAGCCGGCGGAGCTCGTCGTCCAGGCACCGGACGAACGGGTCCAGGCCTGGAGCACCGACCCGCGCTCGGGGACGCAGGGGCTGCCCGACCTCACCCCCGGCGTCACCCTGCCCCGGTGCCGGCGGACCGTCGTGGCCGGTGCCGTCGTCCACGACGCCCTCTGA
- a CDS encoding L-erythro-3,5-diaminohexanoate dehydrogenase: MPETSSPAGRPGSPVGLHRVLEPAGVLPQAATRLDDRPELWPDEVRIDVETLNLDAASFRQLSTAAGGDGDAVRRAVLDIVAARGKMQNPVTGSGGMLIGTVAEVGPRSPLGLHVGDRVATLVSLSLTPLRITDGLARWDGRTEQVPAAGHAVLFGRSIAAVLPDDLDPALALMVLDVCGAPALVRRVVQQHRTLRGADPTVAVVGGAGKSGSLSLAAARDAGAAATVGVVPVEREAEALRAAGIAGSVVRADAREPLALAGAVTGALGGPADVTVVCVDVPGCEHGAVLSTADGGTVVFFSMATSFSAAALGAEGLAADVTMLVGNGYVPGHADYALDLVRRDAGVRGLFTARLADGARD, encoded by the coding sequence GTGCCCGAGACGTCCAGCCCGGCAGGGCGCCCGGGGTCCCCGGTCGGCCTGCACCGGGTGCTCGAGCCGGCCGGCGTCCTGCCGCAGGCGGCGACCCGCCTCGACGACCGGCCCGAGCTGTGGCCCGACGAGGTGCGGATCGACGTCGAGACGCTGAACCTGGACGCCGCCAGCTTCCGCCAGCTGTCCACGGCGGCCGGGGGCGACGGGGACGCCGTCCGCCGCGCCGTCCTCGACATCGTCGCCGCGCGCGGCAAGATGCAGAACCCGGTCACCGGCTCCGGCGGCATGCTCATCGGCACGGTCGCAGAGGTGGGGCCGCGCTCACCGCTCGGCCTGCACGTCGGGGACCGGGTGGCCACCCTGGTCTCCCTGTCGCTGACGCCGCTGCGGATCACCGACGGGCTGGCCCGGTGGGACGGGCGGACCGAGCAGGTGCCCGCGGCCGGCCACGCCGTCCTGTTCGGCCGCTCCATCGCCGCCGTCCTGCCCGACGACCTCGACCCGGCGCTCGCGCTCATGGTGCTGGACGTGTGCGGGGCGCCGGCCCTCGTGCGGCGGGTCGTGCAGCAGCACCGCACCTTGCGCGGCGCCGACCCCACCGTCGCGGTGGTGGGCGGGGCGGGCAAGTCCGGGTCGCTGTCCCTGGCGGCGGCCCGTGACGCCGGCGCGGCCGCCACCGTGGGCGTCGTCCCGGTCGAGCGTGAGGCCGAGGCGCTGCGCGCGGCCGGGATCGCCGGGTCCGTCGTCCGCGCCGACGCCCGGGAGCCCCTCGCCCTGGCCGGTGCCGTCACCGGCGCCCTCGGCGGCCCGGCGGACGTCACCGTGGTCTGCGTCGACGTCCCGGGCTGCGAGCACGGCGCGGTGCTGTCGACGGCGGACGGCGGGACGGTGGTCTTCTTCTCCATGGCGACGTCGTTCAGCGCCGCGGCCCTGGGCGCCGAGGGGCTGGCCGCCGACGTCACGATGCTCGTCGGCAACGGCTACGTGCCCGGGCACGCCGACTACGCCCTCGACCTCGTCCGCCGGGACGCCGGCGTCCGGGGGCTGTTCACCGCCCGGCTGGCCGACGGCGCCCGCGACTGA
- a CDS encoding lysine 2,3-aminomutase, producing the protein MSAFPGTTPPQPYVYRRRELVEPDWTRLPGWRDVTAEQWASVQWQRANCVKNVKQLRALMGDLLEDRFYADLERDQAERATMSMLVTPQMMNTMVPATGVFDDGVMPAAGAAFTEAFYADPVRRYMLPVFSDRRTDWPSHPFATRDSLHEQDMWVAEGLTHRYPTKVLAELLPTCPQYCGHCTRMDLVGNSTPQVPKLKFGLKPVDRYEAMLEYLRGHPEVRDVVVSGGDVANLPWKNLESFLLRLLEVDNVRDIRLATKALMGLPQHWLAGDVVEGVARVAQVARARGVNLAVHTHVNTARSLTPAVAAAARAMLDAGVRDVRNQGVLLRGVNDSTEALLDLAFALQDEASITPYYFYMCDMIPFSEHWRVSLARAQQLQHSIMGYLPGFATPRIVCDVPFVGKRWVHQVDTYDTERGISYWTKNYRTSIESADDEALSREYVYYDPIDTLPQAGQDWWRRHGATDAAHAAAYAQAAASRTAAAAQHEEHVAAEQA; encoded by the coding sequence GTGAGCGCTTTCCCGGGCACGACACCGCCGCAGCCGTACGTCTACCGTCGTCGTGAGCTCGTCGAGCCGGACTGGACCCGGCTGCCGGGCTGGCGCGACGTCACCGCCGAGCAGTGGGCCAGTGTGCAGTGGCAGCGGGCCAACTGCGTGAAGAACGTCAAGCAGCTCCGGGCCCTCATGGGCGACCTGCTCGAGGACCGCTTCTACGCCGACCTGGAGCGCGACCAGGCCGAGCGGGCGACGATGTCGATGCTCGTCACCCCGCAGATGATGAACACCATGGTCCCGGCGACCGGGGTCTTCGACGACGGGGTGATGCCGGCGGCGGGGGCCGCGTTCACCGAGGCCTTCTACGCGGACCCGGTGCGCCGGTACATGCTCCCGGTGTTCTCCGACCGTCGCACCGACTGGCCGAGCCACCCCTTCGCCACCCGGGACTCCCTGCACGAGCAGGACATGTGGGTCGCCGAGGGGCTCACCCACCGCTACCCGACGAAGGTGCTCGCCGAGCTCCTGCCGACCTGCCCGCAGTACTGCGGGCACTGCACCCGGATGGACCTGGTCGGCAACTCCACCCCCCAGGTGCCCAAGCTGAAGTTCGGTCTCAAACCGGTCGACCGGTACGAGGCGATGCTGGAGTACCTGCGCGGCCACCCGGAGGTGCGCGACGTCGTGGTGTCCGGCGGGGACGTCGCGAACCTCCCGTGGAAGAACCTCGAGTCGTTCCTGCTGCGCCTGCTCGAGGTGGACAACGTCCGGGACATCCGGCTCGCGACGAAGGCGCTGATGGGCCTGCCGCAGCACTGGCTCGCCGGCGACGTCGTCGAGGGCGTCGCCCGGGTGGCCCAGGTCGCCCGGGCCCGCGGGGTCAACCTGGCCGTGCACACCCACGTCAACACGGCCCGTTCCCTGACCCCAGCCGTGGCCGCCGCGGCCCGGGCGATGCTGGACGCCGGCGTCCGCGACGTCCGCAACCAGGGGGTGCTGCTGCGGGGCGTCAACGACAGCACCGAGGCGCTACTCGACCTCGCGTTCGCCCTCCAGGACGAGGCGTCGATCACCCCGTACTACTTCTACATGTGCGACATGATCCCGTTCAGCGAGCACTGGCGGGTCTCGCTGGCCCGGGCCCAGCAGCTGCAGCACTCGATCATGGGCTACCTGCCCGGGTTCGCGACGCCGCGCATCGTGTGCGACGTGCCGTTCGTCGGCAAGCGGTGGGTGCACCAGGTCGACACCTACGACACCGAGCGGGGCATCTCGTACTGGACGAAGAACTACCGGACGTCGATCGAGTCGGCGGACGACGAGGCGCTGTCGCGCGAGTACGTCTACTACGACCCCATCGACACGCTGCCGCAGGCCGGCCAGGACTGGTGGCGCCGGCACGGCGCCACCGACGCCGCGCACGCGGCGGCCTACGCCCAGGCCGCGGCGTCCCGGACGGCGGCGGCCGCCCAGCACGAGGAGCACGTCGCCGCCGAGCAGGCCTGA
- a CDS encoding lysine 2,3-aminomutase, translating into MSSRPLTARTRAARPRQLLDLDPVTVRKARSLARRATRPVVRLARTHTTVSVERATLRMAGLAGADAERVPWVNHLVDAVREQVGIEHGVALPVWDALARGQAPDLLTLAQKASSGAVSFRLPQGRDADRVARAARRDVAAGVRRIDRARTDRERLVRRLGDPPQRPWIYLIVATGDIYEDIPQAQAAAREGADVIAVIRSTGQSLLDYVPEGATREGYAGTYATQENFRLMRVALDEVSAELGRYVRLTNYASGLCMPEIATLAGLERLDMMLNDSMYGILFRDINPVRTFVDQRFSRQVHARAGIIINTGEDNYLTTADAVEAAHTVTVSQLVNEALAKEAGLADWQLGLGHAFEINPDLPDSFRLELAHALLARQLFPHAPLKWMPPTKHMTGDVFRGYLLDGFFNLAGAMTGQGILLVGMMTEAVVTPWLSDRDLALQNVRYVLNAAGGLTEDFAPPSDGFIATRARQVLAESVDLLERIVDQGMLDAIAEGTFGLMRRPADGGKGLDGVARRADGYVNPAVDLLEEGATR; encoded by the coding sequence ATGTCGTCCCGTCCTCTGACTGCACGGACGCGTGCCGCCCGGCCACGACAGCTGCTGGACCTGGACCCCGTCACCGTCCGCAAGGCCCGGTCGCTGGCCCGGCGCGCCACCCGACCGGTCGTCCGTCTGGCCCGGACGCACACGACCGTCTCGGTCGAGCGCGCGACGCTGCGGATGGCCGGCCTGGCCGGTGCGGACGCCGAGCGGGTGCCCTGGGTGAACCACCTCGTGGACGCCGTCCGCGAGCAGGTGGGGATCGAGCACGGCGTCGCGCTCCCGGTCTGGGACGCCCTCGCCCGCGGGCAGGCGCCTGACCTGCTGACGCTGGCGCAGAAGGCGAGCTCGGGCGCGGTGTCGTTCCGGCTGCCGCAGGGCCGGGACGCCGACCGGGTCGCGCGCGCCGCCCGCCGGGACGTCGCCGCCGGGGTCCGGCGGATCGACCGGGCCCGCACGGACCGGGAGCGCCTGGTCCGCCGCCTCGGCGACCCCCCGCAGCGTCCCTGGATCTACCTCATCGTCGCGACCGGGGACATCTACGAGGACATCCCCCAGGCCCAGGCGGCCGCCCGGGAGGGCGCCGACGTCATCGCCGTGATCCGCTCGACCGGCCAGTCCCTGCTCGACTACGTCCCCGAGGGTGCCACCCGGGAGGGGTACGCCGGCACCTACGCCACCCAGGAGAACTTCCGGCTCATGCGGGTCGCGCTCGACGAGGTCAGTGCCGAGCTGGGCCGCTACGTCCGCCTGACGAACTACGCCTCGGGGCTGTGCATGCCCGAGATCGCGACGCTGGCCGGGCTCGAGCGGCTCGACATGATGCTCAACGACTCGATGTACGGGATCCTCTTCCGCGACATCAACCCGGTCCGCACCTTCGTCGACCAGCGCTTCAGCCGGCAGGTGCACGCCCGCGCCGGCATCATCATCAACACCGGTGAGGACAACTACCTCACCACCGCCGACGCCGTCGAGGCCGCGCACACGGTCACCGTCAGCCAGCTCGTCAACGAGGCCCTGGCCAAGGAGGCGGGGCTGGCGGACTGGCAGCTCGGCCTCGGTCACGCCTTCGAGATCAACCCTGACCTGCCGGACTCCTTCCGGCTGGAGCTGGCCCACGCGCTGCTGGCGCGCCAGCTGTTCCCCCACGCCCCGCTGAAGTGGATGCCGCCGACGAAGCACATGACCGGCGACGTGTTCCGCGGCTACCTGCTCGACGGCTTCTTCAACCTCGCCGGGGCGATGACGGGGCAGGGGATCCTGCTCGTCGGGATGATGACCGAGGCGGTCGTCACACCGTGGCTCAGCGACCGGGACCTGGCGCTGCAGAACGTCCGTTACGTGCTCAACGCGGCCGGCGGGCTGACCGAGGACTTCGCCCCACCCAGCGACGGCTTCATCGCCACCCGGGCCCGGCAGGTCCTCGCCGAGTCGGTGGACCTGCTGGAGCGGATCGTCGACCAGGGCATGCTCGACGCCATCGCCGAGGGCACGTTCGGGCTGATGCGCCGGCCCGCCGACGGCGGCAAGGGCCTGGACGGCGTCGCCCGGCGCGCGGACGGCTACGTCAACCCGGCCGTCGACCTGCTGGAGGAGGGCGCCACCCGATGA
- a CDS encoding 3-aminobutyryl-CoA ammonia-lyase, whose protein sequence is MSQEQEQDPRTGLTVVHRRYVPYAHAHYAGDLVDGAYCLGLFGDVATEICIRTDGDEGLFASYSDVQFLGPVRAGDVLEVTGTVVRVGRRSREIDFAVRVVCRGRPDVRESAAEVLPDPLVVTTARGTVVVPGPA, encoded by the coding sequence ATGAGCCAGGAGCAGGAGCAGGACCCCCGGACCGGGCTGACCGTCGTGCACCGCCGGTACGTCCCGTACGCCCACGCCCACTACGCCGGTGACCTCGTCGACGGGGCGTACTGCCTGGGCCTGTTCGGGGACGTGGCGACGGAGATCTGCATCCGCACGGACGGCGACGAGGGCCTGTTCGCCTCGTACTCCGACGTGCAGTTCCTCGGGCCGGTGCGCGCCGGCGACGTCCTGGAGGTCACCGGGACCGTGGTCCGGGTGGGACGGCGCAGCCGGGAGATCGACTTCGCCGTCCGGGTGGTCTGCCGGGGACGTCCGGACGTGCGGGAGTCGGCCGCCGAGGTGCTCCCCGACCCGCTGGTGGTCACCACCGCCCGCGGAACCGTCGTCGTCCCGGGCCCGGCCTGA
- a CDS encoding quinone oxidoreductase, which translates to MRAVVVTTPGGPDVMEVVDRPTPEPGPGEVLVDVAAGGVNFIDTYHRSGAYPLPAPFVVGSEGAGRVVATGTGVRDVRVGDRVAWAMVPGTGYAEQAVVPADRLVPVPDDVDDETAAAVLLQGMTAQFLTRSTFPVSAGDDVLVHAAAGGVGLLLTQMASAAGARVIGTTSTQDKAALAREAGAAEIVPADADLAAEVRRITGGRGVDVVYDGVGRATFDAGLDCLRPRGMMVLFGAASGPVPPLDPQVLNAKGSLFLTRPSLVHYTAERAELLERAGDVLELVRTGRLAVRIGGRYRLTEARRAHEDLEGRRTTGKLLVLP; encoded by the coding sequence ATGAGAGCCGTCGTCGTCACCACCCCCGGCGGCCCCGACGTGATGGAGGTCGTCGACCGGCCCACCCCCGAGCCGGGCCCGGGCGAGGTGCTCGTCGACGTCGCCGCCGGGGGCGTCAACTTCATCGACACCTACCACCGCTCCGGCGCCTACCCGCTGCCCGCCCCGTTCGTGGTCGGCTCGGAGGGCGCGGGCCGGGTGGTGGCCACCGGTACCGGCGTCCGCGACGTCCGGGTCGGCGACCGGGTGGCCTGGGCGATGGTGCCCGGCACCGGGTACGCCGAGCAGGCGGTCGTGCCCGCCGACCGGCTGGTGCCGGTGCCGGACGACGTCGACGACGAGACCGCGGCCGCCGTCCTGCTCCAGGGGATGACCGCGCAGTTCCTCACCCGGTCCACGTTCCCGGTGTCGGCCGGGGACGACGTGCTCGTGCACGCCGCCGCCGGCGGGGTGGGGCTGCTGCTGACCCAGATGGCCAGCGCCGCCGGGGCCCGGGTGATCGGGACGACGTCCACCCAGGACAAGGCGGCCCTGGCCCGGGAGGCGGGCGCGGCGGAGATCGTGCCCGCGGACGCCGACCTCGCCGCCGAGGTGCGGCGGATCACCGGCGGCCGCGGGGTCGACGTCGTCTACGACGGCGTCGGCCGGGCCACCTTCGACGCCGGCCTGGACTGCCTGCGCCCCCGCGGGATGATGGTGCTGTTCGGCGCGGCCAGCGGGCCGGTGCCGCCGCTGGACCCGCAGGTCCTCAACGCGAAGGGCTCCCTGTTCCTCACCCGGCCGTCGCTGGTCCACTACACCGCCGAGCGGGCCGAGCTGCTCGAGCGGGCCGGGGACGTGCTGGAGCTCGTGCGGACGGGGCGGCTCGCCGTCCGGATCGGTGGCCGCTACCGGCTGACGGAGGCGCGCCGGGCGCACGAGGACCTCGAGGGACGCCGCACGACCGGCAAGCTGCTCGTCCTGCCCTGA